A section of the Centroberyx gerrardi isolate f3 chromosome 8, fCenGer3.hap1.cur.20231027, whole genome shotgun sequence genome encodes:
- the selenom gene encoding selenoprotein M, which yields MWLLVLASLLHCASAYDVDLKKLDGLAKAKVETCGGUQLNRLREVKAFVTQDIPLYHNLVMKHIPGADPELVLLNHYYEELDRIALSDMTRSEINELLGKLGFYKKAQAEDEVPEEFRFSPAKDSPFKDTPEPQTSSSSPPAESASSQPNSEAQRSDL from the exons ATGTGGCTGCTCGTCTTGGCCAGTTTACTTCACTGTGCTTCGGCCTACGATGTAGATTTGAAGAAACTGGACGGTCTCGCAAAAGCGAAGGTGGAG ACATGCGGTGGATGACAGCTGAACAGGCTGAGAGAG GTCAAAGCCTTTGTGACCCAGGATATTCCTCTTTA CCATAACCTGGTGATGAAGCACATCCCTGGGGCCGACCCTGAGCTTGTCCTCCTTAACCACTACTACGAAGAGCTGGAT CGGATAGCCTTGTCTGACATGACCCGCTCTGAGATCAACGAGCTGCTGGGCAAGCTGGGCTTCTACAAGAAGGCCCAGGCTGAGGACGAGGTGCCGGAGGAGTTCCGCTTCTCCCCTGCCAAAGACAGCCCCTTTAAAGACACACCAGAGCCCCagacctcctcttcctctcctcctgcagagaGCGCTTCCTCACAGCCCAACTCTGAGGCCCAGCGCTCCGACCTATAA
- the inpp5jb gene encoding inositol polyphosphate 5-phosphatase K yields the protein MDPGNPSQSQTQVDNPCGAAEVSAPTAAPPPGTGAPATDPSTAQPAAPVRPRRPQRSARVEGSVDICEPKSEPAPVANQDQSIPDGAAASRPKPSRSAAAKPSGEPALANMKAGPKGPGHYPVRAASVPHPAASRPVPPHLNPHAQRAFSVAGTADTQPQTVEDFRVHIITWNVGSAMPPEDMTALLGLNVGDGNTDMYIIGLQEVNSMINKRLKDVLFTDQWSEVCMERLSPFGYVLVTSQRMQGLLLLVFAKYYHLPFLRGVQTETTRTGLGGYWGNKGGVSARMSVFGHTICFLNCHLPAHMENSDQRMEDFESILQQQQFEGQAATAVLDHDLVFWFGDLNFRIDDLEMQVVKSAIDGNKLSMLWEKDQLNMAKDSETVLEGFLEGPLKFPPTYKFDVGTDTYDTSGKKRKPAWTDRILWRLRATASSGPSPNTGKRGSISGLTSGTKVTQHCYRSHMEYTVSDHKPVSSIFTLQFPYKVDIPLVTLIVDDEWNSIADAIAKFKVAPNYARSSWDWIGLYKVGFKHHKDYVGYIWAKQEEADYHRQEHQVTFTEEELPKGSGDFILGYYSNNMSTLVGVTEPFQIQLPSSGLDASASDSSDFSSEDDSTVVHMKTRSRSPSPGKGKRRSHRSRSHSSSRSRSRSHSRCGSPAQAKMKGLNLSEGSPSRTTAESNSTDRPAEGGQAAPPAGKTAAESGDSGL from the exons ATGGATCCAGGTAACCCGAGCCAAAGCCAGACGCAAGTAGACAACCCATGCGGAGCAGCAGAGGTTTCAGCGCCCACTGCAGCTCCCCCACCAGGCACAGGGGCCCCAGCCACCGATCCCTCCACCGCCCAGCCTGCAGCTCCCGTCCGGCCCCGACGGCCCCAGAGAAGCGCCAGAGTAGAGGGCTCCGTAGACATCTGTGAACCCAAATCTGAACCCGCACCAGTGGCCAACCAGGACCAGTCCATCCCTGATGGGGCCGCGGCTAGTCGTCCCAAGCCCTCGCGCTCCGCAGCAGCCAAACCCTCAGGAGAGCCCGCCTTGGCCAACATGAAGGCTGGCCCTAAAGGCCCCGGCCACTACCCAGTCAGGGCAGCCTCAGTGCCCCACCCAGCCGCTAGCAGGCCTGTGCCTCCTCACCTCAACCCTCACGCCCAGAGGGCCTTTTCCGTAGCAGGCACTGCGGACACACAGCCCCAGACTGTGGAAGACTTCAG GGTGCACATAATCACTTGGAATGTGGGTTCTGCCATGCCACCTGAAGACATGACTGCCTTGCTGGGGCTGAATGTGGGAGATGGAAACACAGACATGTACATCATTGG GCTACAAGAAGTGAACTCTATGATTAACAAAAGGCTGAAAGATGTCCTGTTCACAGACCAGTGGAGCGAGGTCTGCATGGAGAGACTCAGCCCCTTTGGTTATGTGCTG gtgaCATCCCAGCGGATGCAGGGCCTGTTGCTGCTGGTCTTTGCTAAGTACTACCATCTGCCCTTCCTCCGCGGAGTCCAGACTGAGACCACCCGCACTGGCCTGGGGGGCTACTGG GGGAATAAAGGTGGGGTGAGCGCCCGCATGTCTGTGTTTGGTCACACCATCTGCTTCCTCAACTGCCACCTGCCGGCTCACATGGAGAACTCCGATCAGCGCATGGAGGACTTCGAGAgcatcctgcagcagcagcagtttgaggGCCAGGCCGCCACAGCGGTTCTTGACCACGA TTTGGTGTTCTGGTTTGGGGATCTCAATTTCCGTATTGATGACCTCGAAATGCAAGTGGTAAAATCAGCCATTGACGGCAACAAGCTTTCCATGTTGTGGGAAAAGGACCAG CTGAACATGGCCAAAGACAGCGAGACAGTATTGGAGGGATTCCTAGAGGGGCCGCTCAAATTCCCTCCAACATACAAGTTTGATGTTGGAACAGATACATACGACACAAG tGGGAAGAAGCGTAAGCCGGCCTGGACCGACCGCATCCTGTGGCGCCTGAGGGCCACGGCTTCTTCTGGCCCCTCTCCCAACACGGGGAAGCGCGGCTCCATTTCGGGGCTGACCAGTGGGACCAAGGTGACGCAGCACTGCTACCGCAGTCACATGGAGTACACCGTCAGCGACCACAAACCAGTCTCCTCCATCTTCACCCTGCAG TTCCCATATAAGGTTGACATCCCCCTGGTCACACTCATAGTGGACGATGAGTGGAATAGCATTGCTGATGCTATAGCCAAATTCAAAGTAGCGCCCAACTATGCTCGCAGCTCCTGGGACTGGATTGGGCTGTACAAG GTGGGATTCAAACACCACAAGGACTATGTGGGATACATATGGGCCAAGCAAGAGGAAGCTGATTACCATCGACAAGAACATCAG GTAACCTTTACTGAGGAGGAATTGCCTAAAGGCTCAGGGGACTTTATCCTGGGTTACTATAGCAACAACATGAGCACCCTTGTGGGTGTAACAGAGCCATTTCAG ATCCAGCTCCCCTCCTCAGGCCTCGATGCCAGTGCTTCAGACAGCTCTGACTTCAGCTCAGAGGACGACAGCACCGTTGTCCACATGAAGACCAGGTCCCGCAGCCCCAGTCCGGGGAAGGGGAAGCGCCGCAGCCATCGCAGCCGCAGCCACAGCTCTAGCCGCAGCCGCAGCCGTAGCCACAGTCGCTGTGGCAGCCCTGCTCAAGCCAAAATGAAAGGGCTCAACCTCAGCGAAGGCTCTCCCTCCCGCACCACGGCTGAGAGCAACTCCACAGATCGGCCAGCAGAGGGCGGTCAGGCGGCGCCCCCCGCGGGGAAGACTGCAGCTGAGAGTGGGGATTCAGGGTTGTGA